A genomic window from Triticum urartu cultivar G1812 chromosome 7, Tu2.1, whole genome shotgun sequence includes:
- the LOC125525969 gene encoding uncharacterized protein LOC125525969: MATQPPPTIPDELLEEIFIRLPTPDALARASAACTSFRRVIKGRAFRTLHRPPLLGFMDAGGFHPAQAPHPSAPLAPCGADFSFVPAVVSSSSYYVPPGAQEDDGEGPRWRPCDVRDGRVLLDWRSFYPRSVHMWSYRQDCARRQVSILMDSSELGDEERCDRPTWTKQERCNAADFHLAVCDPLSSKYVLLPTIPEDLAAQPQDRLHGFEPVLAPNTRDDGEEDPFKVICIARYMTKLVLFVLPATTMQWSMLEPPTSPSLERMSCFDCVRCCFYWTRPYGWSDHLMVLDTRTLRFSTVDLLTGYHLELSDLPDECFAHRHANAVVMGREGVLEMFSLVGQHGSFALYHTSLKNSSQQWKLEKIIQLPGQYHSICTMRAAEGFLFFRGAPEGIHVGNVDCYSMEVKTYEITEVFTKMENTFNPRRALPYFSFPPLLSEPTI; encoded by the coding sequence CCGCCGGGTCATCAAAGGCCGCGCCTTCCGCACGCTGCATCGCCCTCCCCTCCTCGGCTTCATGGACGCGGGCGGATTCCACCCCGCCCAGGCGCCGCACCCCTCCGCCCCGCTCGCCCCCTGCGGAGCCGACTTCTCCTTCGTCCCGGCCGTCGTTTCTTCTTCGTCCTACTATGTCCCGCCGGGCGCCCAAGAAGACGACGGGGAAGGCCCACGCTGGCGCCCCTGCGACGTCCGCGACGGCCGCGTCCTCCTCGATTGGAGATCCTTCTACCCCCGTTCCGTCCACATGTGGAGCTACCGCCAAGACTGTGCCCGCCGTCAGGTAAGCATCCTCATGGACTCCAGTGAGCTCGGTGACGAAGAACGCTGTGACCGCCCGACGTGGACCAAACAGGAGCGGTGCAACGCTGCCGACTTCCACCTCGCCGTCTGTGACCCGCTGTCCAGCAAATACGTCTTGCTTCCAACCATACCTGAGGACCTCGCCGCCCAACCGCAGGATCGCCTCCATGGATTCGAGCCCGTGCTTGCTCCCAACACCAGGGACGACGGCGAGGAAGATCCCTTCAAGGTGATATGCATAGCAAGATACATGACGAAGCTTGTCCTCTTTGTGCTCCCGGCCACAACTATGCAATGGTCTATGCTCGAGCCTCCCACCTCACCTTCGTTGGAACGCATGTCCTGTTTTGACTGCGTGCGCTGCTGCTTCTACTGGACACGGCCTTATGGATGGAGTGACCATTTGATGGTGCTGGACACACGCACTTTGAGGTTTTCCACTGTCGACCTTCTCACCGGCTACCATCTGGAGCTCAGCGATCTGCCTGACGAGTGCTTTGCCCATCGTCACGCAAATGCCGTTGTGATGGGCCGAGAAGGAGTCCTTGAGATGTTTTCCCTTGTCGGTCAACATGGATCCTTTGCCCTCTACCATACCTCTCTGAAGAATAGTTCGCAGCAGTGGAAGCTAGAGAAGATCATACAGCTTCCTGGGCAGTATCATTCCATTTGCACAATGCGTGCAGCCGAGGGATTCTTGTTCTTCCGAGGCGCTCCGGAAGGTATTCATGTTGGGAATGTGGATTGTTACTCAATGGAGGTCAAGACTTATGAAATTACCGAAGTCTTCACAAAGATGGAGAATACCTTCAATCCCAGACGTGCCCTCCCATACTTTAGCTTCCCACCGTTGTTATCAGAACCAACTATATGA